A DNA window from Massilia putida contains the following coding sequences:
- a CDS encoding PadR family transcriptional regulator: MKMRHHMHPHHPVFSPRHGHGGHGGHPGRDGRPGGFGFSDDGGLPRGRKLSSDDLQLLLLALIAEQPSHGYELIKALETRSNGFYAPSPGMMYPALACMEDLGWVTIQLEGTRKRYALSDEGRAHLDANRERVDMLLARLQQAAHKMDLMRSALAEGEEGVGGRGAWSAELADARHALKRALMTRAGASVDEQRRIAAILARAAAEIEQGPASGGQPGSTGS, from the coding sequence ATGAAGATGCGACACCATATGCACCCCCACCATCCCGTATTCTCCCCACGCCACGGGCACGGCGGCCATGGCGGACATCCGGGCCGCGACGGCCGGCCGGGCGGCTTCGGCTTCTCGGACGACGGCGGCCTGCCGCGCGGACGCAAGCTGTCGTCGGATGACTTGCAATTGCTGCTGCTGGCGCTGATCGCCGAGCAGCCCAGCCACGGCTATGAACTCATCAAGGCGCTGGAGACGCGATCGAACGGTTTTTATGCGCCGAGCCCGGGCATGATGTACCCGGCGCTGGCATGCATGGAAGACCTGGGCTGGGTCACCATCCAGCTCGAAGGCACGCGCAAGCGGTACGCGCTGTCCGACGAAGGCCGCGCCCACCTGGACGCCAACCGCGAACGCGTCGACATGCTCCTCGCCCGGCTGCAGCAGGCCGCGCACAAGATGGACTTGATGCGCAGCGCGCTCGCCGAAGGCGAGGAGGGCGTGGGCGGACGGGGTGCCTGGTCCGCGGAACTGGCCGACGCGCGTCACGCGCTCAAGCGTGCGCTGATGACGCGCGCCGGCGCATCCGTCGACGAGCAGCGGCGTATCGCCGCGATCCTGGCGCGGGCGGCGGCCGAGATCG